In Pseudonocardia sp. DSM 110487, the sequence AGGCAGCGATCGAGGGCCTCACGCGCGCGCTCGCCGTCGAGTACGGGCCGCGCGCCGTGCGGGTGAACGCCGTGGCGCTGGGCTCGATCGCCACCGAGCGCTACGCCGCGTACCTCGACGAGCTCGGCCCCGATGGCGCGGCGCAGGTCGAGGAGGAGATGCGGCGGATCCACCCGCTCGGCCGGGTGGGCGCAGCCGCCGAGGTGGCGTCCGTGATCGCGCACCTGCTCTCGGACGACGCGGCATACGTCACGGGCGCCACGGTGCCGGTGGACGGCGGCCGCTCGGTGCTCGCGCGCGACCCCGAGGCGCACGACACCTGAGCCGTTCGGCCGCTCGACAGCGCCCGGCACCGGTGGTGGACTGGCCCGCCCATCGGCGCGAGGAGGTTCGCCATGGCCAAGTTCGCGGTGTTCTTCAGCTACAAGCCGGAGACGTGGAACCGGATGCTGATGAAGCCCGGCGACCGGCCGGCCGCGGTGCGGGATCTGGCGGCGTCCGTCGGCGGTTCCCTCGAGACGGTGTACTACATGTTCGGTGATCGCGACGGCTTCGTCGTCCTCGACATCCCGGACACCACCACCGCCGCGGCCGTCTCCATCGCGGTGAGCAGCACCGGGGCGTTCTCGCACCTCGAGACGCGCCAGCTCATCGCCGCGGAGGACCTGCCTGCGGTGCTGGAGAAGGCCGCGGGCGCGCGGGAGTCGTACCGACCGCCGGGCGAGTGACTCGCAGCGCGTTCAGCGTCACCATCTGGTGCGCCACGTCGCCCCAGTCCACGGCCTCGACCAGCCCCGGCGAGCCGGGCGGTCGCCACCACGGCCGCACCGCGCGCCAGCGGCCGTCCGGGCGTTGCTTGCCGCCCACCAGGTGCCGAGCCCTGCTCGTGCGCGGATCGTCCCGGAATCCCGCCCGGTCGAGGACGACGAGAGCCTGCAGCACGTCGTAGTGCCAGTAGGGCGGGTAGTGCAGGTCGACGACCGACCGGTGCAGCGGCCGGTCCGTGCCGGCCGCGAACACGACATCGCGCGCGAGCAGCACTTCCGCCGCCGCCGCGGCGGCCGCCCGGCTGCGTGCGTCGCCCGTGGCCGTCGCGTGCTCGTGCAGCCCCCACAGCGCGGGCAGCGTTTCGTGCACCGACGAGCGGCGCGCCCCGCGGTGCCGGTCGCAGTTCCACCCGCCGTCCGGCCACTGCCCGGCGACGAGCTGCTCGACGAGCCGGGCCACCCGCTCGTCGCCCGCCATGCCGAGCCTGCAGGCGACCGCCACCGCGTTCCCCTCCTGCGAGGCGTGCATCCGGCGGCGGCCGTCCACCACCGGGACCCCGGCGAGCCGGTCGGGCGCGGCCCAGTGGTCGAGCACGGCCCCCGCCGCCCGCACGGCGGGGCCGTGATCGGGCGGGATGCCGAGCTCGACGAGTGACACGAGCCGCCAGTGCGCCCCGGTCCACTTGGCGTAGGGACGCCCCAGCACGGCCCGGTCCTCCAGCTCGGCGAGCAGTCCGCGCACGAGCGGGCTGCGCAGCGCGTTGGCGACCAGGGCCGGCTCGCCAAGGAGGTCGCGGCGAGCCAGCGCGCGGATCGCGGGGTCGCCCTCCGCAGCCAGCCGCAGGGCGACCGGGTGCGGCGCGGGGGGCACGTGCCCATCACAGCATCTCCGGCGTGCGCGGAACCACCAGCCGAGCGACCCCAACCATCCTGCGTCCCCCGCGGTCTACTCCGTGGAACTACCGATGTGGAGGCAACGGATGAGCCACGATGATCGCAACGGAATCCGCGACGTCCATCGGCTCGGCTAGCGTTGCGCCGCGTACGGGTGACCTTTGGGGGGAGGTGGCCGCCGTATGCTCGAGTTCCTCACCGCCGCGGTGAGCTTTCCCGCGGTGCTGTTCGGCTTCATGCTTGTCGTCGTCGTGCTGTACTGGCTGCTCGTGCTGGTCGGAGCCGATCTGGATCTGCTGGACGCGGATGCGGACGCGGGCGGCGGGATGATCAACACGCTGGGCCTCGGTGGCGTTCCGCTCATGGTCGCGCTCTCGATGTGGATCACCCTGTCGTGGCTGCTGGCCATGATCGGCACCATCGTGCTCGGCGCGATCGCGGTGCCGGGCGCCCTGGGCGTCCTCCTCGGCATCGCGGTGCTGCTCGTCGCGTTGCTGGGCGGCCTGCTCGTCACGCGGCTCGTCGTCGTCCCGATCCGCCGTGCGATACCCGGCGCCGCTGAACCCAGCCGCAGCGACTTCGTCGGCCGCACCTGCGTGATCAGGACCGGCACCGTCAGCGAGACGTTCGGCCAGGCCGAGATCACGTCGGACGACGGCTCGTCGGCGATCATCCAGGTCCGCAGGCCCGCCGCCATGGCTGGCAACGGTCCGCTGCGCGCCGGGTCGGAAGCGCTGATCTTCGAATACGACCCCGCCGAAGAGATCTTCTGGGTGGACCGCGCGCCGTCCAGCCAGCCACCAAACCCTCTGACCAAGGAAAATTGATGGGCTCAATCGCCTTGTCCACCGGGATCGCCCTCGGCGTCGTCCTGCTGATCGCAATCGTCGTGCTGATCGCGGTCAGCCGAATGTTCAAGAAGGTAGACCAGGGCCGCGCGCTGATCGTCTCCAAGATGCGCAAGGTCGATGTCACGTTCACCAGCGCCGTCGTGCTGCCGGTGGTGCACAAGGCCGAGTTCATGGACATCTCGGTCAAGACGATCGAGATCGAGCGCACCGGTCATGACGGCCTGATCTGCCGCGACAACATCCGCGCTGACATCCGGATCACCTTCTTCGTGCGCGTGAACAAGACCGTCGAGGACGTCATCAAGGTTGCGCAGGCGATCGGCACTGAGCGGG encodes:
- a CDS encoding GYD domain-containing protein, encoding MAKFAVFFSYKPETWNRMLMKPGDRPAAVRDLAASVGGSLETVYYMFGDRDGFVVLDIPDTTTAAAVSIAVSSTGAFSHLETRQLIAAEDLPAVLEKAAGARESYRPPGE